GGTATTGATCAGCGCTTCTGCTTTCATCAACTCATTTTCTTCGTAGCTTGCACCTATATAAACTTCTTGCTTACCAGCTGTTTTATTGGCAAGCTGGATAGCGCCACTATCCGGGACAGCGTCAATTTTCGCATCATATAGCTTCCATCTTGTGCTAAAAGTAAACCCGCCAACCTGATTGTAGAATGGCGTAACTTGTAAAAAATTTTGAGCTAAACGTTTATCCTTCGGTTTAATATCCTGTATCAGCCTTTCGCTTATTGTAAAACTGCTTGCAGTTTCGTCACCAGCAGTATTAACAGCCACTGATCCTCCGCCTGGTGAAAATACGTAGTTATTCTCTGTTGAAAATCCCGCAAAAACATTATCGGTGGACTGAATGCCAGCAGCGGTTAATGTCAGGATAGTTTGCCAATTGGCGGCTGTCATGGCAGATGTACTGGTGTTAGCCAACAGGTTACGCGCCATTAGTGTATTTATGCTATGTACAAACATGGCCGGGGTAGGCACTTTGCCATTGCCTACCTGGAAAAATGAAGGGATCAACTTTCCCATTAAAGCGGTGTAGGTATCGGTAGCGGTTATTCCATTCAAAATAGAAGCTGCCTGCGCCAGGTTTTTGTTTGATTCTGCTAATAAGGCGGCGCTGTTAACATAAATGGCATTTGTTGCACTTACTTCATTGTTAATAAGACCTGCATAGTAAACCGAACCCAGCCTTGCGTAAGCATAGCCTTTCCACCAGTAAGCCCAGGCTTTGTAAGTGGCCAGCTTTGTTGCCGCATCGCCTGATAAACTTACCGAACCTGCCAAAGCAAGAATTTGATTACATGCATTATTTAACCCATACATGCTTTGCCATTCATAGTAGAACATATTCTGGCTTTGCTTATCACGGGTGTTATTAAGCCTTAAGTTTGCTATCTGGGGCTGGGTGTTTACTACTTTTGTTCCATCATCAAGTATCGCATAATCGGGCACATTAACAAGGTTAACGTTTTGATTTGCAGCCTGTGCCGATACATCATCAGCCAATAATTCATGATATCCATAGCATAGGGAGAAAAAGCTATCTCCTAACCATCCGTCACCATTTACAAAACCATTAATGTACACGCTTCCAGCCGCAAGCGAGGTTAAGCCCGATTCTGTTTTTGCCTGTTCAAGCGTAGGCGAATTAGGGTTTTTTACGTCTAATTCCTTTTTGCAGGACGACACAGCAAAACCAGCTAAGAGTACTGATGTTATAATATATTTATATTTTTTCATTTTATTTTATTTAAAGTCAATTAAAACCCAAGATTTAAACCTACCTGGTATGATTTGCTGTTAGGTGTAGAATCATGATCTACCCCTCTATCAAACGGAGAATTAGATGTGCCGGAGCTGATTTCCGGATCAAACCCGGTATACTTGGTAAAGGTTAGCAAGTTGCGGCCTGTAAATGTTAAAACTGCCCTTTTGAATACCTTTTTACTTATAAGGCGAGAGAAATCATATCCCAGATAGACGTTTCTCAATCGTAAAAAAGAGGCCCCTTCGTAAAAATAATCCTTAGTGCCGTTTCTTGCACCATTTACCCCCCCAATAATATCTGCATAAGCGCTTCTGTAGTAAGCAGTGTATGCGGCGGATGTGCCAGCTATATTAACAGCTTTGTCATAATCGCCGCTTATGCCATCCCGGTATTGCCATTCCCTGGTTTGGTTATAAAGGTGGCTGCCGTAAACCCAGTCAAACTGGAAACCAAATGAAAGTGATTTATAGGTAAAGTTGTTTATAAACGCCGCGTTGAACTTAGGGTTTGGATCGCCGAAGGAAGAAGCCTCGCTTGCAAATTGAATCCCCTTTGTAGCTATATTAACAACCCGACCATCAACAATTGTATATTTACTGTAATCGGCAGGGAGTATGTATGGCACGCCCGCGCTGTTTGTCTCGCTCAGGCTTGTTAGTGCTTTATTGCCAAAGATCTGACCAATCTTTTGACCGGCAGTCAAAGTTAAAAAGGTGCTACCCGCTGCTGTATTCAGGATGATTGGTGCGCCACTGGTGCTGGTTATCATTGTTGTTGCCTTACTAAAATTGGTTGTGAAATTCCAGTTAAAATCCCTGGTTTTCAGTATGCCAATATTTAATGAAGCCTGAATACCGTGAGAAGAAAGGCCTATTGCATTGGTTTTTATTTGATTGCCGCCCGTTGATGGAGCTGTATTGATATTGTAAATAACGTTATCTGACTTACGGTTCCAATAGGTACCACTAACATTGATTTCGCTAAACCAATTGCCCGATGCTCCTTTTATAGCTATATCGGTACCAATTTCATATTCTTTTGAAACCTCTACTTTTAAGTTCGGGTTAGCAAGTGAAGTTGGCAAGTTAAATGTAAGGGCCGAACCAAGGTTTCCGGGGTTGATAGTAGGATATCTGTCAAAAGGCATTGGTTGAGTACCAGCCTCGCCGTAACCGCCCCTTAACTTAAATTCAGGGATTACGTTGCCCAAAGTTGAGTTTTTCCAGAAATCAAACGACGACGGCCTGATATAACCGTTTGCATTCGGGAAAGTAAACGGCTTTGAACCGCCACCAAACGCCGATGAATAATCGCTTCTGAACCCGCCGGCTACGCCGCCATAATCGCCGAAGTCAATTTTCTGGTTTACATAAAAACCGTAGGTAATAAATGGAGTGGTGTAATCATAAGCCACTGCCTGTGTTGCTGTTTGGTTAAAATTATAAATAGCGTATTCCGGCAACTCCAATCCATAGGTATTGTATTGTTTATCAACATTTTTTCTATAATCGTAACCTACCAACGTGCTTGTTGTAATGGGCAAATTGATATGAAAATCTTTTTCAAAGTCGGTTTTAATAATTGCCGAAGCATTAAAGTTTTGGAACGTAGTGCTGCTGGTATTTTTGTCTAACTCGCCTTTAGGGTTAGCGGCATAGGCGCCATAGTACGAGCCAAGATCGATAGCGGTAAGCGTACCCGACTGATTTTTGTAAATAGTATTTTGTTCGGTATGTTGATAATTGATCCCGTATTTGGCGTTTAATGTTATGAACTTATTGATTTTGTAGTCGGCCTGTATATTTTGCAATATATCTTCCCGGTTTGACACCCGGTTTGCCCATTGGGTATAATAATTAGGGTTAGAGCCATTTACGCTGACTGTACCCGAGTTTAACGATAATGGATAACTGCCATCTGCATTTTTTTGATTAAAATCGTAATACGGCGACGCATTTAAAACATCAAATATCCCGCCGGCATTACCAATACCGTAATTTGGATTAAGTGTGTTTTTGGTATAAATAAGTTGCGTTATCGACCGGATTGTAAATCCTTTGAATAATTCAGCGCCAATATTCGCGGTTAAGTTTGTCCTGTCGTTATAACCGTTGTTCCTGATATTACTTTGCTGATGGTTATTAGATATGGTTAAATTATAATCAGAATTATCATTGGCACCCGAAATTGCTGCGCTATTATTAGTTGTATACGCTGTTTTAAATAATTGTGCCAGGTGGTCATAATATTTTAAGTTGGTACCGTATTGCTGATGCGCAATATTTAACGGGTTTGACATCGCCGTAGGATGGCCGTTTGACGGATCGGCACCGTATGCCCATTGGATACCCAGGTATCTTCCATCCTGATTCCTTACTACCGGGTTGCCTGATGCATCAATAAATACACCACTGGCATCAACTTTAAAGCTGCTCAGTTTTGCCTGGTGTACATCCCCTATATTCAAATAGTCACCCGCACTTACGCTTGATGTGATATCTATCCGGGCCTTACCTAATTTACCTTTTTTAGTGAAAACCTGTATAACCCCATTGGCACCCTGTGCACCATATATAGTTGAAGCGGCAGCACCTTGTACAATCTCAATGTGGTCAACTGTAGCAGGATCAAGCTGACTAATATCGGTTGACCGCGATTCGATAC
The genomic region above belongs to Mucilaginibacter sp. KACC 22773 and contains:
- a CDS encoding SusC/RagA family TonB-linked outer membrane protein — protein: MKKSFLKNLMGILLALFCQYAYAQNRTITGTVTSKDDGLPVPGVSVTVKGTHIGTQTSASGKFSINVPSSGTTLVFTFIGFAKTEMPIGSTGVVNVALANDFKQLSEVVVTGSGVATSKAKLGISVEAVAGKSLSSSPQASIDQGLIGQVAGAQISSVDGTPGAKTNIVLRGINTVQGSTSPMILVDGIESRSTDISQLDPATVDHIEIVQGAAASTIYGAQGANGVIQVFTKKGKLGKARIDITSSVSAGDYLNIGDVHQAKLSSFKVDASGVFIDASGNPVVRNQDGRYLGIQWAYGADPSNGHPTAMSNPLNIAHQQYGTNLKYYDHLAQLFKTAYTTNNSAAISGANDNSDYNLTISNNHQQSNIRNNGYNDRTNLTANIGAELFKGFTIRSITQLIYTKNTLNPNYGIGNAGGIFDVLNASPYYDFNQKNADGSYPLSLNSGTVSVNGSNPNYYTQWANRVSNREDILQNIQADYKINKFITLNAKYGINYQHTEQNTIYKNQSGTLTAIDLGSYYGAYAANPKGELDKNTSSTTFQNFNASAIIKTDFEKDFHINLPITTSTLVGYDYRKNVDKQYNTYGLELPEYAIYNFNQTATQAVAYDYTTPFITYGFYVNQKIDFGDYGGVAGGFRSDYSSAFGGGSKPFTFPNANGYIRPSSFDFWKNSTLGNVIPEFKLRGGYGEAGTQPMPFDRYPTINPGNLGSALTFNLPTSLANPNLKVEVSKEYEIGTDIAIKGASGNWFSEINVSGTYWNRKSDNVIYNINTAPSTGGNQIKTNAIGLSSHGIQASLNIGILKTRDFNWNFTTNFSKATTMITSTSGAPIILNTAAGSTFLTLTAGQKIGQIFGNKALTSLSETNSAGVPYILPADYSKYTIVDGRVVNIATKGIQFASEASSFGDPNPKFNAAFINNFTYKSLSFGFQFDWVYGSHLYNQTREWQYRDGISGDYDKAVNIAGTSAAYTAYYRSAYADIIGGVNGARNGTKDYFYEGASFLRLRNVYLGYDFSRLISKKVFKRAVLTFTGRNLLTFTKYTGFDPEISSGTSNSPFDRGVDHDSTPNSKSYQVGLNLGF
- a CDS encoding RagB/SusD family nutrient uptake outer membrane protein, translated to MKKYKYIITSVLLAGFAVSSCKKELDVKNPNSPTLEQAKTESGLTSLAAGSVYINGFVNGDGWLGDSFFSLCYGYHELLADDVSAQAANQNVNLVNVPDYAILDDGTKVVNTQPQIANLRLNNTRDKQSQNMFYYEWQSMYGLNNACNQILALAGSVSLSGDAATKLATYKAWAYWWKGYAYARLGSVYYAGLINNEVSATNAIYVNSAALLAESNKNLAQAASILNGITATDTYTALMGKLIPSFFQVGNGKVPTPAMFVHSINTLMARNLLANTSTSAMTAANWQTILTLTAAGIQSTDNVFAGFSTENNYVFSPGGGSVAVNTAGDETASSFTISERLIQDIKPKDKRLAQNFLQVTPFYNQVGGFTFSTRWKLYDAKIDAVPDSGAIQLANKTAGKQEVYIGASYEENELMKAEALINTGQIDLGLASIDKVRTYQGAGLAKVSGTGLTLAAAKEELRKERRIALLFRGTAFYDARRWGVIYDISKGGGRTNAVILSPNGVLSTHATINYNFLDYWDVPADEVVLNPPGAGSAPVKNPN